Proteins from one Chrysiogenes arsenatis DSM 11915 genomic window:
- a CDS encoding L-threonylcarbamoyladenylate synthase, which produces MNQPVVFVFSQILELVRAVKGEQVLCFPTETTYGIGGLAVSESATRRIFAIKGRQYDQPLPVICGSWEQVERCVIIEPYQRPLLEAFWPGPLTAVLPARIPFPAGVVDAQGNIAVRITGHALLRALVKHTGPISATSANQSGQPAATSAVACLPLAVDAVLHDDDSTQTTPSTIITWQEGRVVILREGALNKHRLEQFIASATT; this is translated from the coding sequence GTGAATCAGCCAGTAGTATTCGTTTTCAGTCAAATCCTTGAGCTTGTCCGTGCCGTGAAAGGGGAGCAGGTTCTCTGCTTCCCGACGGAAACCACCTATGGCATTGGTGGATTGGCCGTGAGCGAGTCCGCTACGCGCCGTATTTTTGCCATTAAAGGGCGCCAATACGACCAACCGCTGCCGGTAATTTGCGGATCATGGGAACAGGTCGAACGTTGCGTTATAATCGAACCGTACCAACGCCCACTGCTGGAAGCCTTCTGGCCAGGACCGCTTACGGCAGTGCTCCCGGCTCGCATCCCTTTTCCGGCTGGTGTTGTCGACGCACAGGGGAATATTGCGGTGCGGATCACTGGGCATGCTCTTTTGCGTGCTCTTGTGAAACATACCGGCCCTATCAGCGCTACCAGCGCCAATCAAAGTGGACAACCTGCTGCCACCAGCGCGGTTGCCTGCCTGCCACTGGCGGTTGATGCCGTGCTTCATGACGACGACAGTACACAAACCACCCCTTCCACCATTATCACGTGGCAAGAGGGGCGAGTTGTGATTCTCCGCGAAGGCGCTCTGAACAAGCACCGTCTCGAACAATTCATCGCATCTGCGACGACATGA
- the purE gene encoding 5-(carboxyamino)imidazole ribonucleotide mutase, translated as MSHLVGIIMGSDNDMDIMKEAVLQLREFGIRSEVIVCSAHRTPDRTAEWAKSARSRGFRAIIAGAGAAAHLAGVLSSKTTLPIIGVPIDSSCLKGLDALLSTVQMPAGIPVGTMAIGKAGAKNAAIYAAQMIGVFDEEVATKLEAFKADMAKKVLEKSAKVEAEWNI; from the coding sequence ATGTCACATCTCGTCGGTATTATTATGGGGTCAGACAACGATATGGACATTATGAAAGAAGCGGTGCTGCAACTGCGCGAGTTCGGCATACGTTCTGAGGTCATCGTCTGTTCGGCACACCGCACCCCTGATCGCACGGCAGAATGGGCAAAAAGCGCTCGCTCACGTGGATTCAGAGCGATTATTGCTGGTGCCGGTGCGGCGGCACACTTAGCCGGTGTGCTCAGTTCAAAAACGACCCTCCCCATCATTGGCGTGCCCATTGACTCCAGCTGCCTTAAAGGCCTTGATGCCCTCCTTTCCACTGTGCAGATGCCAGCAGGCATTCCAGTTGGCACAATGGCAATCGGTAAAGCAGGCGCGAAAAATGCTGCTATTTATGCCGCACAAATGATCGGTGTTTTTGACGAAGAGGTCGCCACGAAACTCGAAGCATTCAAGGCAGATATGGCGAAAAAAGTTCTCGAAAAATCGGCTAAAGTTGAAGCAGAGTGGAATATATAA